A single region of the Capra hircus breed San Clemente chromosome 14, ASM170441v1, whole genome shotgun sequence genome encodes:
- the SNAI2 gene encoding zinc finger protein SNAI2, giving the protein MPRSFLVKKHFNASKKPNYSELDTHTVIISPCLYEGYPVPVIPQPEVLRSGAYSPIAVWTTASPFHAPLPAGLSPLSGYPASLGRVSPPPPSDTSSKDHSGSESPISDEEERLQSKLSDPHAIEAEKFQCNLCNKTYSTFSGLGKHRQLHCDAQSRKSFSCKYCDKEYVSLGALKMHIRTHTLPCVCKICGKAFSRPWLLQGHIRTHTGEKPFSCSHCSRAFADRSNLRAHLQTHSDVKKYQCKSCSKTFSRMSLLHKHEESGCCAAH; this is encoded by the exons ATGCCGCGCTCCTTCCTGGTCAAGAAGCATTTCAACGCCTCCAAGAAGCCCAACTACAGCgagctggacacacacacag TGATTATCTCCCCGTGTCTCTACGAGGGCTACCCGGTGCCTGTCATCCCGCAGCCGGAGGTCCTCAGGTCGGGAGCCTACAGCCCGATCGCCGTGTGGACCACCGCCTCTCCCTTCCACGCCCCGCTGCCCGCCGGCCTCTCCCCTCTGTCCGGATACCCCGCATCCTTGGGGCGCGTGAGTCCCCCTCCTCCGTCCGACACCTCATCCAAGGACCACAGCGGCTCCGAGAGCCCCATTAGCGACGAAGAagaaaggctacagtccaagctTTCAGACCCCCACGCCATCGAAGCTGAAAAGTTTCAGTGCAATTTATGCAATAAAACCTATTCGACCTTCTCAGGGCTGGGCAAACACAGGCAGCTGCACTGTGACGCCCAGTCCAGGAAATCCTTCAGCTGTAAGTACTGTGACAAGGAATACGTGAGCCTGGGCGCCCTCAAGATGCACATTCGGACGCACACCTTACCTTGTGTCTGCAAGATCTGCGGCAAGGCGTTCTCCAGACCCTGGTTACTGCAAGGACACATCAGAACTCACACTG GGGAGAAGCCTTTTTCCTGCTCTCACTGCAGCAGGGCCTTCGCAGACAGGTCCAATCTGAGGGCTCACCTGCAGACGCACTCGGACGTCAAGAAATACCAGTGCAAGAGTTGCTCCAAAACCTTCTCGCGGATGTCCCTCCTGCACAAGCACGAGGAGTCTGGCTGCTGTGCGGCGCACTAG